TATAATTCATCAATCGAACGTTCATTCGGTTGCAAAATTAGCGATTAATTTGATTCCAAAATGTCAGAATATTGTTATAAATCAATAAATCAAAAATCTTGAAATATTGGATCAATAATACAATAAGAGAAAATAAATAAAATTGTTTTTTATTTTTTTTGGGTAGCTTGATGGGCTGTATCCAATAATAGCAAATTAATGGTTACTATCAGCCTAGTGTATAGGCACTAGCTGGATTGGAGATGGCGTAGAAAAGAGCAGAAGCGGCGTTTTTCATCTAACGGCCGCTTCTTCTAATTGCATTTTTTTAAGTTCTTTTCGACCTTTTCAAGGGAATAAATCTGTTTCCCTTTGTTAATTTTAGTATTAATGTAGGTCAACACATAAGCGATATCGATTGAAGAAAGGTTTGAGGCAGGCATCGTATTGTTAAAGTTCCTACCTGCAACTTCAAGTTCTCCTGAAATTCCGTACTTGATGATACAAGCTAGTTGATCGCTATTTTTTTGTAGAAATGTAGTGTCAGTTAATGGAGGATAGAGATTGCCCAATCCTTCACCCTTATCGCCGTGACAATTTTGGCAATGTGTCCGATATACTTTTTGACCATTGACTGCATATTGTGCAGTTCTGATATCAACTTCTTGCTGACAGCCTATCAATATTGATAAGATAACACCAATTATTACGACGGTTGTTAAGAGGATGCGCATGTCACTTTTTACTCTCGCTCAATAGTAACGGTAAGTCATTCATTAGTTTTTTCACCTGCTCATCATTGGTGCCGTCATAGGCTCCTCGAATTCTTTTGTCTTTATCTATTAAGACTAGATATCCCTGATGATCATAACCTCCAGGTGCGTTCTTATCCTCGGCTGTATAGACTAGGTATTGATTGGCTAGACCATAAATGTCGGCTTTAGTTCCAGAAACAAATTGCCAGTGATTATTGGTTACGCCCAATTTTGTTGCGTAGTCTTTCAACACATAAGGTTGATCATATTTAAAGTCGATACTATGCGATAAAAAGCGAACTTCCTCATTATCCTTATATTGTTGATATATTTTTAATAGGTTGCGGTTCATCGTCGGACATATACTTGGACAGTGCGTAAAGAAAAAATTGGCAATATACACCTTTCCGTCAAAATCCTTATCCGAGATCATTGCACTGTCCTGATTAAGCAGATTAAAGGTCGGAATGGTATGATAAATAGTATCTATAATGCTTTTTCCATCAACTTTTTTTTCTATAGCTTCTCTTTCGCCATAGATGGGTAAAGTTGTCTGGTCATTGTTTTTGCAGGAAAATAAACCGAGTAAAAGGCTAGCTGCGGAGTAAAATTTAGTTATGGATCTCATGAGTCTACTCTTTTTTTAGCTGGATCATTTTTTCGCGAACACGCTAATGTTCATCCTTTAAAATGTCGGGCTTATTCAAATTGAATGTATTCGTTTAAAAACTCTTTAATTTTTCGTTGCTCTCTTTCGAAACATTGTCAAATATCTTTTTCATATCACTTACCTTTTGAAGTTCAGTTTCAAAGTATTTAGCATCTGTAGAATCAGGATTATATCCCTTCATCCAGTCCATCATATGTTCTGTAGCACTCTCCAAATTAGCTTTCAATATACTGAGCTCTTTTCTTGTCGAACTAGTATCCAGATCAGGTTTAGCTGTCTTCATAGTTTTTAAATTGTCCAAAATGGAATCTATCTTGACAGCATCGCGGTCGAAATGAGCAATTTGAGGCATGATCTCGTCATGTATTTTAATTGTTGAATCCTGCAGGGCCTTCACGGTCGTTTCACCATTCCCCTGAGTTCCACATGCTGCAATTGCCAACGATGCGATAGCTACAAACGCGATTTTATTCATGTTATTATCTTTTGGTAATTTGACAAAGATATTAATTTCTTATGGCTCAACATTTCGATTTCTCGAAGGGAATGTAAAATTCAAGTCACGAATATAGGTTTCGCAACGTACAGTAGCGCATAGGTCGCCCGATTTGTCTTTAATTTCTAAGGAAAAGTCTTTTACTACCCGTCCTTTTGTCCGGATGATATGTGCACATTCTTCAAGAATTTCATCGGAAAGTTCCACACTATACTCTACACTAGTTTTACCTGGCTTTTTAAAAACAATTTGCGATGATTTTAACCAGGCAACGGTTTTCTTAAAACCGATTTTTTGAAGATATTGATCAATTAGGATAGGGAAGATCGGGTCGGCTGCAGAGAATATCGTTCCTCCAAATAATGTTTTGTTGGTATTGATATTGAAGGGTGTCTTATATATTTTTACTTTAGCACCCTGAAAGCCAGGGCTAATTTTTTTAACCCAGATTCCCTGAAATAGAAAAGGGGGGTAAATGCGTAATAGCCATGTTAAGGCAAGTGGACTATATCTCATGATACAAAAATAGAATAATGTGTCGGATTATTGTTTGAAATCTTGGTTTTATAGCTCCACTATGGTATTTTTACCACCTAAAGAAACCTAAAATGTCCAAAATAAAAGGAAAACAGGCCGACAGAAAAGTATGGTTACTCATTATGATCGCTTCATTGGGCTACTTCGTCGATATTTATGATTTAGTTATTTTCTCCATTGTCCGTATTCAGTCCTTTACTGATATTGGTGTTCCAGCAGCGGATATGCGTGTTCAAGGTGAATTTGTATTAAATATGCAAATGGGAGGGTTGCTATTAGGGGGAATTATCTGGGGGATTATCGGCGATAAATTTGGGCGTTTAAAAGTACTATTCGGATCGATTCTTTTATATTCCTTGGCAAATATCGCAAATGGCTTCGTACAGGATGTACTGATATATGGCATTATCCGTTTTATAGCGGGTATTGGTTTGGCTGGGGAATTAGGGGCTGGAATTACGCTGGTTTCCGAAAGCATGCATAAATCAAAACGTGGTTATGGCACTATGTTGGTTGCTGCTGTGGGTGTTATTGGGGCGGTATTAGCCTATTTTGTTTCGGAAGAGTTTGATTGGCGGACGGCCTACTTTGTCGGTGGGGGAATGGGCCTGCTGTTATTACTCTTGCGTATTGGATCTTTTGAGTCAGGTTTGTTTAAAGAGCAAAATGAATCGGATATCACAAGAGGAGATATCCGGATGCTATTTACCGATAGGAGCCGTTTAAAAAGGTATATTAATTGCCTATGCATCGGTCTTCCCATCTGGTTTGTTGTGGGTGTTTTGGTTACACAGGCTCCTGAAATAGGTACTGCTTTAGGCGCTATCGATACACTAAGTGCCGGCCAAGGGGTGATGTTTACCTATATTGTTATTTCTATCGGGGATGTATTAGCCGGAGTATTTGCACAAGTTTTAAAATCCCGTAAAAAAGTGGTCTTTATTTGTCAGTTAGTTATTATTGGAAGTTCACTCGTGTATTTGCTGAGTAATGGTATTACAGCTACGAAGTTCTTAACTCTTGCCTTTATAATGGGATTAGGAGTGGGGTATTGGGCTACATTTGTAACGATTTCAGCGGAACAATTTGGCACGAATCTCCGGGCTACTGTTGCAACAACGGCACCAAATTTTGTCAGAGGTGCACTCATTCCCTCCACTATGCTCTATGGATATTTGGTAAACGCGTTTGGAATTGCACCAGCAGCGATTACTATGGTTTTACTCCTTTCGGGAATAGCAATTTATTCACTAACCCAGTTAGAAGAAAGTTTTGATAAAGATTTAAATTATCAGGAGAAATAATGGTGCAATACACTATTTTTTCCGGCCGGGACATTTCTTACAGCGTTTACCTTCTTTGTATTTCTTGCAACACTTTTTAAAGCAAGCACAGGAAAAATCAGAAAATGGGTTCATTGCAGTGTTTCTAAACTGAAACAAACCACCTTTGCTGTCTGACTCATCTGACTCTATCGCAGTTTCAATAATTTCGTTCATGCCACGAAGTTACAATTTGTTTAAAACAATTCTAAACAATGCCGTAGTTTTTACATTTTTTTGATGAGATTTTCGATGACTTTGGGGAAGTGTTGATGTTCCAGTTGCTGCCCTTTAAATTTTATGGTGTCGAGGGTATCATTTGAATCTACTTTGAACCGTGCTTGATAGATAATTTCTCCTTCATCGAAATGCTCATTCGCGAAGTGAATCGTAATCCCGTGCTCTTCTTCTTTATTTGCTAGAACAGCCCGATGAACATGGTCGCCATACATTCCTTTACCCCCGTATTTTGGCAGCAGAGCAGGATGAATATTAATGATTTGATTCGGAAAAGCTTTCAGAAGATTATTGGGCACAAGCCATAAAAAACCAGCTAAAACGATCAGATCAATATTTAAGTTTTTAAGAATATTGACAACATTGTCGGTGTTGTAAAATTCCTCACGATCAAAAATATGTGCAGGTATTTCGAAATTGTCAGCTCGTTGAATAACGTAAGCATCTGGGTTATTGGATAAAATCAAGGCGACCTCAGCTTCGTCCGAATACTTGAAATGTTCCATTATTTTTTGCGCATTGGAGCCTGAACCTGAAGCAAAAATAGCAATTCTTTTTTTCACGATTGATGAGTATTAATTAGATTTGATCGATTTAAAAATTAGCCCAAACTTACGGAATTTTTGTAAAAAAACTAAAACAATAGTCGAATAAACGATATTTTTAGGTATTATTAATCGAAATTAATTGAACGGTTACTATTGGTTTAAAATTTTTTAACATGAAATTCCTCTATTCCCTAATTTTTGTCAGTATTTATTTTTTGTTTCAACCGGTCTTTGCGCAGGCTCCCAAAACACTTCCGACGTTTACATTCGAAGAGGTCTATCACACCGGCAAATTTGATTCTGGTAAACTCCCGAAATCTGGATTTATTGTTTTGAATTTTTACGACCCCGGTTGTGGACACTGTCAGAAAATGGGCGCTGGAATTGCGCAGAACTTGACCAAATTAAAGAATACATCATTTTATTTTATTTCAATGAATGATAAACAATATGTCGATGGCTTCATTAACATGCACGCAAAGGCCTTAAAAAATGCCACAAATGTTAAATTCTTATTTGATAGCGGTACGCAATTTATTGAAAAATTTAAGCCAAGCAATTATCCTTCGCTTTATATCTATGATGCAAAAACCAAAGTATTGGTACAGCATTTGGACGGCGAAGACGATGTAAACAAGTTGTTAAAAGCTTTAGGTATTACAGGTTAAATGTTTAAAAATTAGCAATAAAAAAAAGAAGGTCCGATACTATCGGACCTTCTTTTTTTATTGTTCTTGTTTATTGATGAACACAAATTTACCGTCGAATACATCCAGACGAATAATCGAATCGCGATTTACTTTTCCAGATAAAATTTCCTTCGAAAGTTCATTTAGAATTCGTTTTTGAATGACACGTTTTAAGGGTCTCGCTCCATAAATAGGATCGTAACCAAGTTGTGCCAACCAATCCATTGCTTCATCAGAAGCCGTAATGAATATATTTTGTTCGGCCAGTTGTTTCTGAACATGTGCAAATTGTAAACGAACAATATCTCCAATTTCATCTCGACTTAATGGCGTAAACATAATTACTTCATCGATACGGTTCAAAAATTCGGGACGAATCGACTGTTTCAAAATATCAAATACCTCGTTTCGGGTTTTAGCAACAATTTCATCCCTATTATCGTCAGTCAAGTGACTGAAATTTTCTTGTATAATGGCCGAACCTGTATTTGAAGTCATGATGATAATTGTATTTTTAAAGTTCACCGTACGGCCCTTATTGTCTGTCAGGTGCCCGTCATCCAATACCTGAAGTAAAATATTAAATACATCGGGATGCGCCTTTTCAATTTCATCTAGTAATACAACAGAGTAAGGCCTTCTTCGCACAGCCTCTGTCAACTGTCCGCCTTCATCATAGCCTACATATCCCGGAGGCGCACCTATTAAACGTGATACGGCATGCCTTTCTTGATATTCCGACATATCAATACGAACCATCGATTGCTCGTCGTCAAATAGAAATTCGGCTAGCGCTTTTGCAAGCTCGGTCTTTCCGACTCCAGTAGTACCGAGAAATATAAAAGATCCTATTGGTCGTTTTGCATCATTCAGACCTGCGCGTGAGCGGCGAATCGCATCGGAAATTGCTTCAATAGCCT
The genomic region above belongs to Sphingobacterium zeae and contains:
- a CDS encoding SCO family protein, translating into MRSITKFYSAASLLLGLFSCKNNDQTTLPIYGEREAIEKKVDGKSIIDTIYHTIPTFNLLNQDSAMISDKDFDGKVYIANFFFTHCPSICPTMNRNLLKIYQQYKDNEEVRFLSHSIDFKYDQPYVLKDYATKLGVTNNHWQFVSGTKADIYGLANQYLVYTAEDKNAPGGYDHQGYLVLIDKDKRIRGAYDGTNDEQVKKLMNDLPLLLSESKK
- a CDS encoding transposase, which gives rise to MNKIAFVAIASLAIAACGTQGNGETTVKALQDSTIKIHDEIMPQIAHFDRDAVKIDSILDNLKTMKTAKPDLDTSSTRKELSILKANLESATEHMMDWMKGYNPDSTDAKYFETELQKVSDMKKIFDNVSKESNEKLKSF
- a CDS encoding MFS transporter, coding for MSKIKGKQADRKVWLLIMIASLGYFVDIYDLVIFSIVRIQSFTDIGVPAADMRVQGEFVLNMQMGGLLLGGIIWGIIGDKFGRLKVLFGSILLYSLANIANGFVQDVLIYGIIRFIAGIGLAGELGAGITLVSESMHKSKRGYGTMLVAAVGVIGAVLAYFVSEEFDWRTAYFVGGGMGLLLLLLRIGSFESGLFKEQNESDITRGDIRMLFTDRSRLKRYINCLCIGLPIWFVVGVLVTQAPEIGTALGAIDTLSAGQGVMFTYIVISIGDVLAGVFAQVLKSRKKVVFICQLVIIGSSLVYLLSNGITATKFLTLAFIMGLGVGYWATFVTISAEQFGTNLRATVATTAPNFVRGALIPSTMLYGYLVNAFGIAPAAITMVLLLSGIAIYSLTQLEESFDKDLNYQEK
- a CDS encoding PaaI family thioesterase encodes the protein MRYSPLALTWLLRIYPPFLFQGIWVKKISPGFQGAKVKIYKTPFNINTNKTLFGGTIFSAADPIFPILIDQYLQKIGFKKTVAWLKSSQIVFKKPGKTSVEYSVELSDEILEECAHIIRTKGRVVKDFSLEIKDKSGDLCATVRCETYIRDLNFTFPSRNRNVEP
- a CDS encoding c-type cytochrome, with product MRILLTTVVIIGVILSILIGCQQEVDIRTAQYAVNGQKVYRTHCQNCHGDKGEGLGNLYPPLTDTTFLQKNSDQLACIIKYGISGELEVAGRNFNNTMPASNLSSIDIAYVLTYINTKINKGKQIYSLEKVEKNLKKCN
- a CDS encoding peroxiredoxin family protein: MKFLYSLIFVSIYFLFQPVFAQAPKTLPTFTFEEVYHTGKFDSGKLPKSGFIVLNFYDPGCGHCQKMGAGIAQNLTKLKNTSFYFISMNDKQYVDGFINMHAKALKNATNVKFLFDSGTQFIEKFKPSNYPSLYIYDAKTKVLVQHLDGEDDVNKLLKALGITG
- the purN gene encoding phosphoribosylglycinamide formyltransferase, with amino-acid sequence MKKRIAIFASGSGSNAQKIMEHFKYSDEAEVALILSNNPDAYVIQRADNFEIPAHIFDREEFYNTDNVVNILKNLNIDLIVLAGFLWLVPNNLLKAFPNQIINIHPALLPKYGGKGMYGDHVHRAVLANKEEEHGITIHFANEHFDEGEIIYQARFKVDSNDTLDTIKFKGQQLEHQHFPKVIENLIKKM